One part of the Heptranchias perlo isolate sHepPer1 chromosome 10, sHepPer1.hap1, whole genome shotgun sequence genome encodes these proteins:
- the jkamp gene encoding JNK1/MAPK8-associated membrane protein produces the protein MDVELVCPGLYCGKQIRESRNDSQLQYGDCGVCPRGERTDALKICQKCEESPELYDWLYLGFMAMLPLVLHWFFIEWYSGKKSSSALFQHVTALFECSVAAIVTLLVNDPVGELKIRSCRVKMLSDWYTMLYNPSPDYIHTLHCTQEAVFPLYTIVFIYYAFCPVFMMLLRPLLVKKIACGLGKSDRFKSIYAALYFFPILTVLQAVGGGLLYYAFPYIILVLSLITLAVYMSASEIQTYKDLITKKKRLVVLFSHWMLHAYGIISISRLDKLDQDLPLLALVPSPALFYLLTAKYTEPSRILSEGGNGH, from the exons ATGTTGAGTTAGTGTGCCCTGGATTATACTGTGGAAAACAAATAAGAGAAAGCAGAAATGATAGTCAGCTGCAGTATGGAGATTGTGGG GTATGCCCAAGAGGGGAAAGAACAGATGCCCTGAAGATTTGTCAAAAATGTGAGGAATCACCAGAGCTATATGACTGGCTGTATCTGGGCTTCATGGCAATGCTACCTCTGGTTTTGCATTGGTTCTTTATTGAATGGTATTCGGGCAAAAAGAG TTCCAGTGCACTTTTTCAGCATGTGACTGCATTATTCGAATGTAGTGTTGCAGCTATTGTTACATTGTTGGTGAATGATCCAGTAGGAGAGCTGAAAATCCGGTCCTGCCGTGTGAAGATGCTATCAGATTGGTATACAATGCTTTATAATCCCAGTCCAGATTATATCCACACATTGCATTGTACACAGGAAGCTGTATTCCCATT ATACACTATCGTCTTCATATACTATGCCTTTTGTCCAGTTTTTATGATGCTGCTTCGTCCACTCCTGGTTAAAAAGATTGCCTGTGGCCTTGGAAAATCTGACCGATTTAAAAGTATTTATGCAGCCCTATACTTTTTCCCGATTCTTACAGTGCTTCAGGCAGTTGGTGGAGGCCTGCTTT ATTATGCTTTTCCATACATAATTCTAGTCTTGTCCCTCATAACTTTGGCAGTATACATGTCTGCTTCAGAAATACAG ACATACAAGGATCTGATCACGAAAAAGAAGAGGCTGGTGGTCCTGTTTAGTCATTGGATGTTGCATGCCTATGGAATTATCTCCATTTCCAGATTAGATAAACTGGACCAAGATCTGCCTCTGTTGGCGTTAGTGCCCTCTCCAGCACTTTTCTACCTGTTAACTGCTAAATATACAGAGCCTTCAAGGATACTGTCAGAAGGTGGCAATGGTCATTAA